The Bacteroidia bacterium genomic interval AAAAGAAACAGCAACTAAAAATCATTGAATTAGGTTGTGGTTATAAGCCTTTTTACCATGTTTTTAAGGAAAAGTTTACCGATTTTGAATATATAGGAGTTGACATTTCCAGAGAAAAATCTTCAGCTGATATATTACTTGATTTGAACAAAGATTTACTACCTTATGAGGATAACACATTTGATTTAGTTATTATGTCTGAGGTTTTGGAACACCTTTATAATCCATTACATGCACTTAAAGAAGCGGTCAGGGTTTGTAAAGAAGGAGGTTTATTTTATATTAGCACTCCGTTTGTATTTCCATATCATGGAACACCACACGACTATTTCAGATATACAGAGTTTTTCTATATTCATATTTCAAAACTTTTTAACCTTGAAATAATATTATGTAGAAAGGCATGTTCTTTTTTTTCTACACCATTTCTCACAGTAGCTATTTTGATTAACATTATATTTGAAAAGCTAAATTTAGATTTTCTTT includes:
- a CDS encoding class I SAM-dependent methyltransferase, producing MDKRVKQSIRKRVNPKPWDFSYLITKENAKTFSYMLNYLEKKQQLKIIELGCGYKPFYHVFKEKFTDFEYIGVDISREKSSADILLDLNKDLLPYEDNTFDLVIMSEVLEHLYNPLHALKEAVRVCKEGGLFYISTPFVFPYHGTPHDYFRYTEFFYIHISKLFNLEIILCRKACSFFSTPFLTVAILINIIFEKLNLDFLSPLFLTPINTLAVMLDKITLGLIKIFKLRDIESRIQFMNAGISLIFLKRKNKNSNE